In Arachis stenosperma cultivar V10309 chromosome 1, arast.V10309.gnm1.PFL2, whole genome shotgun sequence, one DNA window encodes the following:
- the LOC130979584 gene encoding proline-rich receptor-like protein kinase PERK2 — protein MSHKFWKSGHYKTFVFDEATFPFKDHSFGFYCPPRLESSPAIPPSLPCIPIIPHQAKQLSSASTLPITTASPTIPSSTPTQIPSSSTVLSSPLPPSPYNPSPMLPSLSSSPTPSHRAPSDVPILIPIADLETVPPSVPTVNTHPMVTRSKAGIVKPRVFVASMEPRSVK, from the coding sequence ATGTCTCACAAATTCTGGAAAAGTGGTCATTACAAAACATTTGTGTTTGATGAAGCCACATTCCCTTTCAAAGATCATTCCTTCGGTTTCTATTGCCCACCCAGACTTGAATCCTCACCTGCTATTCCACCGTCACTACCATGTATTCCTATTATCCCTCACCAGGCCAAACAACTCTCCTCAGCTTCTACCTTACCCATAACAACAGCCTCACCTACCATCCCATCTTCAACCCCAACACAAATCCCTTCAAGTTCTACTGTCCTTTCTTCTCCTCTGCCCCCCAGCCCCTATAATCCATCTCCTATGTTGCCTTCCCTCTCCTCGTCCCCAACTCCTTCCCACAGGGCCCCATCAGATGTCCCGATTCTAATTCCAATAGCTGATTTGGAAACAGTTCCACCGTCTGTTCCTACTGTTAACACTCATCCAATGGTGACTAGAAGCAAGGCAGGTATTGTTAAGCCTCGTGTTTTTGTTGCAAGTATGGAGCCAAGGTCTGTCAAGTAA